TTATAAGCACTACTCTACTCAGGTAAGGCAAGCATTGCTACTCATTATATCCCCTCCTGAGCCACTAAGGTTTAATCTTGCATGAATGCCATCTCCCTCAGCTACAACAGAATGGTGATGAGGATAAGAGAGCTGCCAAGTCATGGATAGATCGCCACAATGACACATGAGACCCTCAAATGCTCCCAGCTGTCTGTCAAGGCGGCTGCTCTGCGCATGGTCGACCTGTCGCTGTCCATTTACTGCTCTCTGGCACAGGTGAGGGGGGATTTGAATGTGGTGGGAGTTTGTTAACTGACATGTTATTGGGAGTTCTGTTTTCTTCATCTAAGTTATGAGTGGGAAGGTTGTTGAGGGTATGAGTCCACATTCAGGTTCTTTGTCCTTTTCTTAACTGTATTgcaagcaaacacattttttcatgcTTGTGTTTGATTTCTTTAGTCTTACTATTGGCCTAAACTTAAATAGTTGGACCAAAGTATGTGATTATACCTTTTCTTTTACTAGCTATTaataacattttgagaaaatgtcCTTTTATCCCTGTTCCTTGTACAATTCCTTAGAATAAATAAGATGACCTTACAACTTATAAGGACATACTATTCTggtatttgttttaacatttcacatACAATTTTAccgggcggctgtggctcagtgttagagcggttgcctgccaattggaaggtggTTCAATACCTGGCCCTGCAGGACACATCTTGATAGTTATTTTGGATTGTTTGGTGGTTCGGACTAGGGAAAACTCTCACCCCTATGGTCATGTGTTAATTTGCAAGTGTAAAAGGGTTAATGTGATATTGGCATATAGTAAGAACCGCCAAAGTTCAGTGTCTGACTCTCCATGAGCATGAGCTGACTGTTGTCAGGTGTGAATACTTCATGTAACTTCAGTATAATACTGTAGTAATTAGTCCTTCTAGATATTTAACCAAAGTAGAAGAAcaattatttgtattaaaatCTACAACtatttaaatgtgcatttttaaaaagggacaattTTATGTAATTGTTAAACAAAGCGCACAAAACAACTGAGACCCTTCTTTGTAAAGGGCCTTCCCTTTTTCAAATGAATGTAGAGCTAATGCATTTTATACTTGGCAATTAcacaatacaaaattaaaatggcTTATTATGAGTTTGTAACTAGTAAGGACTAATTTAGTTCAATCTTTAAGTGTGActatttagttgtttttcttgtctttgctgGTCTTTTCCTCCTAGATAGTAGATATTATTCATTGTGGATAATCTCCCACAATGTTCAGTGTTTCTATCTATAGACAGACCGGGGTACACACACTAcctgaaaataattgtttaaaatcGAGACAACAGGCTAGTGGCTGATTGTCAGCGCTGCATGTTATAACTTCAGTTATGCATCCTCAGATGATCTCTCATCATACAGGACATTTGTGTTTAATGCATTTCCTCACGTTCTTACCCCCCGATTCTTTGTGCTGTTTGGTTTTCATCTCAATCTCAGTTGCAGAATTTCAATTATATCATTGATTTCTAATATTAATTGGATACCCTGTGTGTTACTGTAGCCTGTAATAGTCTCTTTTAAATGGGCTGTACTATAAATACTGGGGTAATAATATGTCTCTCTCAGACCCCTCACATATTCATACAATGACTCGGATCACGGAGGGCAACTACATTCTGTGATATTACAAGACGCAgctgtattaatgtttttaagtATAGCTACTTTGCCTCAGTCTGCCTCTGTTGTCTTAAGTTAGCAAATTTCTGCAGTTCAAAACATCTGAAAATACTGCCTTCTTCCCCAGTCTGTTCTACATGATTTTGGGGGGTTTTGAGTTTTGATTTAAGAATTGTCCAATTCCAACAGTGAAgctaaagagaaaaaagagctTTAGTTAGgtagcattttcattttgaccaaacaaatagaaaagaaaCCAATCTGCAGCTCAGGCTTTTTTAAGATGCATTCACATTTAACTTTACCTTCCTCCCTCTACCTCCAGGTGAGTGTCAGCACTGGCACCAAGAAGCTGGTGGCAGCCACTGCCTTTGGCGCCATCTCACTCCTCTACCTCGCTCGCCGCTTCCAGAGGAGGAAGGGCAGAAAGAAGGCTCACTCACCTCAGTGGGAGCAGGCCGGCTTTGAGTTTTTGCCCTCAGCCCCAGCAGAGAATGGTAAGTCTTCCTCTCAACCAGTAGCTCACGGGCCTGTGATTTTCATTTAGTGTGTGAGCCCAGTTGCTGGTTTGTGATGTAATCAGCCTTAACTAGTTGTGGCTGTGCTGGCCACAAGGGGGAACCGGGGGGGAAAAGCAGCAGCCTGCAGTGAAATGTTGAGACAGATTTTACTTTCGGAGAAACGGAACCCCACATCAACGTGCAGTGGCCAATAATGTAACTTTTGATCACACTTGTCAGTCCGTTTTGGGTGTGAGGGTCCTGTACAGTAAATGGTAAACCTCACTGTCCAAAATTGCTgccacaaaaaagtaaaaaaaaaaaaaaaaaaaactagggtAAAAAAACACGTTTGTGATTCTCCGACACCTCCATACAACCGTGGGGTGACTCGCCCGAGTGCTTGCTTTGGTCTGAATGTGCCTTGATCTGATTTAGGAAGATGTACCACTAATTGGAGTCttacagagaaaagaaaaggaaagcagaATTAAATAGGCTCAAATTAGCATTTGGCCAGGGTAACAaggttgatgttgttttttaaacttttgacaGCTTCAAATATGGACAAAGTTCATATAGGTTTAAATTTCTTACAGGCGAGTAAATTTGCAAAGCTATTTTTGTTTCTGCATATTCCCCAGTTGGAAATTACCATACTACAGCATGTATGTTCAAGTTAATGAAAGAGCCTGACTCTGACAATGTAACATGTGTTTGCTCAAACTTTCTCCCTGCTTGCCCCATGTACACACTCTGATTATGAGCAAACCGAAGCAAATCACTACATTTGGCTCGTAAGAAAAATAGTCTGAGCTAGAAACCAGCTCATAGCAGCAGATGAGCCAGaaaggaaattattttaaacaaaggaTGGAAGTAATTCAAACAGATAATTGGCGTTTCAGTCTGTTATCAAATTGGCAAACATGGTTTATCCATTGTGTAATCCTGTTACAGGCTCATGTTGCGTGGTCACTGTCTATTCTGGTCTTTTTCTTAAACATTATCTTTGAACTCTCATCTTTATCTACCCAGATAAAGCCAGTCAAAACAACGCTCTCTCCCTCAACTCCAAGAACGGCTGCTACTCTGGTCTGCGTCTCAATGCAGGAGACTACAGAAAACTGTCCGGGTCTCTGCTAAGCCTGGCCTCTGTAAGAAAAAAACGAAATCACTTTTAATGTATTAAAGATTATCATGTTGTCatatgtaaaacacagaaaaataatggAATAATGAAGGATATTtttcaagaaataaaatacTAGTAGAATactatatgtttaaaaatggatGCTACACTCCTACTGATGGCTACCCTCTGTCCAAACCAGGAAGGAGACattaactttgtttttgctttgaacTTGGTACAGTACCTGTTTTGgttcaaacaaaaaagtgactttGTTGTGTAAGGATTTCCAATATTTCCAGATTTGATGAGAGAACTCCATCTGAATGATTTAACCAGGTGGTCATTGACATAGTGTAGAACTGTGTCTATACACTAGTAGAAACATCTGAAATGCTGAGTTAGCAGGGTTGATCTGTTGTGTTTGCAGTGCAACGCTGCTTCCACAGCTTGAAACTCAACAGTTTTTTCATTGTGTCTTTGCAGGTACAAAGCATGAACTCGTCAAACAGTAACACATGCGCAAATGAATCCATCTGTTGGGACAGAGCGGGGGAGGCTGATAACTGCAGTGTGGTGACCTTACCTGTTACCACACCTGAAAACCTGTACCTCATGGGTAAAGAACCTTGCACACAATACGTtacttccctgtgttttttttacaaggaGAATGACCACACAATAAATTACTTGAAATAATGGAAGTATTCATCCGTAATTTCTTGGAATAATCTGTTGGTTTTTTTTGGGTGGGCTGccttgttttgagataaagCTTTTGAGTTGTTGATTGTTTTAGGGgactcagtttgtgtgtgtttgcaggtatGGATTTATTCGAGGAGGCTCTACGGCGGTGGGAGGAAGCGTTAACATTCAGGAACAGCCAGGGCGAGGATGAGGCCAGCTGTGCATCCGTCAAAACGGGAGCTGGAGACGCCATTGCTGAGCAGAGCACGGAGGTACATACAGAGAAATTCCTTTTCAGTGGGGAAGATTAACCCCACCACAACTACCACAGAgttaacacatttaatttagtGCCACACTTAATAAGAGATAAAAGTGAAGGGAGTTGGCCAGACgatgtttgctttttgctttcttCATTCATTGGTCTGATGCATTTGTATGCACCAATTTATGTTAGAGACATATCTATTTAtgtgaaggaaaacacaaaatttagGAGGCAggtgacaattcaaaatataaagaaTTTAATGGACATGCTGTAAAATGGCTTTCACAACAAGGACCTGGGATCAAATCCAAGTACACTTGACCCCAAAGTCCAGTTTGTTGCGTATGGTAACCCCAAACGGTTGATTTGTGCCCAAGTCCACTTGATAAGGTGGTCTCGACTACAGTTCATGTGCACTCCGGTATGGTTGGCATCAGGTTGGAAAACCAATGGTTCCAAAACATGAAAGTAGGCTACTATTTAACGCGATTACAAGGAGTTTCAATTTTATACTGATGCCACTATATCAGATGCTGCTGGATCCCTGGGCCCACCCTGAACCGTAATACTGAGATCCCCTTGTCTCTGTGGGACAGCACAAGCCAACTGGCCTATCAGCACTAGCCACATGTGTAAAATATGGTGGCTCGAAGTCAAGAAACAGTTTGGCACTGGCAAAAAAAATTGTGGTCACAGGGGAATCctcaaaaaaaatctgagagACCTTTGGATTGacctttctttattttacctCTGACACTTTTCAAACTAACCATCTACATTAACCAGGTGCTAGCTCATGATTTAAGTTTGCCTGGCCTGGTTTTGAAGTcatattttatgtaattatttagtAAAACTGGGTACTCTATTATAGCCATAGTTgtatagttatttttatttcatttatatttgtatctGAAAGATTCAACCCacttcaaaagagaaaaaattataacaataaaataaaacacaaatataaaaaaaaaatcatatccaAATCAGTCCAATTCCCTCAAAGAACACAAAAAGGATGAGTTTGACAATGAGCAGGCAGAGGCATAATGCTTGTGAAGTCCTGCCACTAGTTTAacttgtattgtttttgtgttcaggACGTCATCAGCTCCGAGTTCATCCACAGGCTGAGGTCTCTGCTGCAGAGGGCTTACAGCCTCCAGGAGGAGTTTGAGGGAGTGCTGTGCACGTCAGAGCCCTCGTCCCGCAGCAACAGCCAGGGTGAGTCActcatactatattatgtcaTTTCCATGCTCATGATATTGTGCAACGCATTACAATAGCTGTTCTCCATCACAGATAAAATGGCAGACATTTTGGCCAGAGAGGAGCTGGACGACGCATGTCTGAGAGACAGTATGAGCATTGCCTCCACCGACTCATTTGTGTCCGCCGCTGAGGTGAGAGAACCACTCACCATCGCTTTCTAAATATACCAAATATTGAATTTTATCGATCATCCCACTTACATCTCTACAACTCTTTATATGCTTGACTCAGCACATGCTTGCATATACGGAAATAGTTGtagtattaaaataataaagaaccGATAAGTTGGGGGCCTGACCAATTTAAAGTAGGTTTTCATCACCATTTATGACATGAAACAAAAGTAGcactttttttcataacaaaGAGATGTGgttataaaaaagattttatctTTATCTCACTGCTTCATTATGTACATGAATGCATATTTTGAACAAAATATGAGGTGAATTATCCCATTCACAATACAATGATACCATTCAATGTGTTGATCCAACTGACAATGGGGCACAAACCAtacatttttaagattattttttggggcattttaggcctttaattgatcttaataaaaaataatctggaTGATAGAAATGGTCTgttaccattttttgcttccacATACCTATTCCGATACAGAGTACTTATCCGAAACCAGcgtgtcatatattttaatatattttaacagctgtatactagtATTCCTGTATGGATTTGatatgatgtgatgtgatttctttTAGGTCTGGCTCatgttaaactctttgtgaaacatgaacaaacaaaaacaatgaacactgtagaactttattttattatccagtttgtcAGTCActcataacaaaaaaagaatataaatacattttctttaaggTTTTATTATGTGGTTTTGGATTGGTACATAAGCTCCAGTACTTACTGATACCAATACTAGCggtttaggcagtatcggaggcatCTCTACTGGATgatctctctgtgtctgtgtgtctgtctgtctgtctgtctgtctgtctgtctgtctgtctgtctgtctgtctgtctgtctgtgtgtgtgtgtgNNNNNNNNNNNNNNNNNNNNNNNNNNNNNNNNNNNNNNNNNNNNNNNNNNNNNNNNNNNNNNNNNNNNNNNNNNNNNNNNNNNNNNNNNNNNNNNNNNNNATATACTTAACTTTCTTTTACTACATcttcaattaaataaattcatatttaaaatggaTAAAAGCTTTACATGTAGGTATTTACACCCTCAAACCTGTTTTAAGCATTTACAGTCAGACCAGTCGGTGAAGGTCGAGCAGTCAAACTGGGTCGCTCATGCTTATAAATAGACCTTCAGCATTCCTCAGTGTACAAAATACAGCTCGCTGTTACTCTGCAGCTGTTTTCACTATAACTTCCACACCACAAACACATGGAGAGATCTCTGTCTGGACAGGACTAGGACAACCTGTTCATAATACATGATGTACTATACTTCATTGAGGAGGTACGAGAAACTGAAGGTTCAGCTTTTGAGACCATGTTGACACCAACGTTCAGCCCCAGCTACCTTCAGTAGAACACAACTTTGTAACCATATATCTTATTACATTAAGTCAGGTTTAACTGTCCGAAAAAATTACGTTAACAgtgaataaataattattgtGGGAGCAAAGAAACGGATCCTACTAACTTTTGCCTTGATATTTCCTGATGTGCGtaccctcttcttcttcaatgGATTTGGTGTCAGAATCCAAAAGCTTTCTGTTTTTGCGTGGATGTTTAAGAATCATAGTAGGACACAAAAGCACCAACTGTATTTGGATGAGGAGCGTGACCTTTGACAGGAATGGgattgaaatgtttatttagtCCCTAATCATATTTTGCTCTACCTcttctatctgtctgtgtatcAGCTGTCAGAGCACCGAGAGCTGAGGAGCGTCGTTGCTCTGGGTCATCACCTTTTCTACGAGGAGGCGCTGCAGATGGCCGAAGATGGCAAGATCTCCTGCAGGGTGCTGCGGTAAGTAAACTGATTTAATACGAAACACAGAGTCTCCATTCCTGGAACATGTTGTGTGGATTTCGTTGCTTTACATTTGCTTTTGCCCTCATTTTAATCTGGTCTTATTCTTAAATTTTCATGATCAGGACTGAGATGCTTGAGTGTTTTGGGGACATTGATTTCCTGGCCAAGTTGCACTGTGTGCGTCAGGCATGTCAGGTACAgtatttatgaattattaattaaaatatgtcATGACACCTTAGAGGGGAACTCATCTAAGAATTTTATGGAATACACCATAAAAGATATTGCAAATGTTGTTAAGGTAAGACAGCAGGAGTTTTGTATTGGTGTATTGTATAAACACAATTCATATTCATatgtaaatgctaaaaaaaaaataaacaggaagGAACTAAATCCTAAATTCCATGGATTGTGTgattttattgaagaaaatacATGTTAACGTCACAGAAGATTGCACTAGTGGGAACAATTTAAAGCCactgtgtagaaaaaaaaaagaataagatgtgtttttctgcagctcATTTTGTGCGATAGAACAACCCGGATGTTTCTG
The window above is part of the Etheostoma cragini isolate CJK2018 chromosome 12, CSU_Ecrag_1.0, whole genome shotgun sequence genome. Proteins encoded here:
- the miga1 gene encoding mitoguardin 1 codes for the protein MTHETLKCSQLSVKAAALRMVDLSLSIYCSLAQVSVSTGTKKLVAATAFGAISLLYLARRFQRRKGRKKAHSPQWEQAGFEFLPSAPAENDKASQNNALSLNSKNGCYSGLRLNAGDYRKLSGSLLSLASVQSMNSSNSNTCANESICWDRAGEADNCSVVTLPVTTPENLYLMGMDLFEEALRRWEEALTFRNSQGEDEASCASVKTGAGDAIAEQSTEDVISSEFIHRLRSLLQRAYSLQEEFEGVLCTSEPSSRSNSQDKMADILAREELDDACLRDSMSIASTDSFVSAAELSEHRELRSVVALGHHLFYEEALQMAEDGKISCRVLRTEMLECFGDIDFLAKLHCVRQACQLILCDRTTRMFLADTGKKILSSIIIKGQKSPKRFEELFEEMISFLEHTEHWENTEVELATRGVKHLNFYDIVLDFILMDSFEDLENPPISIQNVINNRWLNSSFKETAVASSCWSVMKQKRQHMKVSDGFIAHFYAVCEQISPVLAWGFLGPKSSLHDFCCFFKDQVLYFLKDIFDLDKVRYSSVESLAEDMLHLLHRRSELLVAYLGADSLRHVNSCSSPQVQLVPSALLEAQVQ